A single Agromyces sp. CF514 DNA region contains:
- the nagA gene encoding N-acetylglucosamine-6-phosphate deacetylase, with amino-acid sequence MSSGTTVIHSARLVRASGILDDAWVRFEGDRIAAVGTGGEWAGSDAGSPDQVTDAAGRLLAPGFIDLHCHGAGGAAADEGPDAVERILAVHNAHGTTRSVLSLVTASIDDLAAQVQTIAAIAARDPRVLGSHLEGPFLDHEFRGAHDPTLLRAADAASVDRLLEAGGGTVRQVTIAPEHDGAEAAISRFVDAGVRVAVGHTGADFETALAAFEAGASLLTHAFNGMRGIHHRTPGPVVAAMHAPHVTLEVINDGVHVHPDVVRLAFAGAPGRVALITDAMAATGSADGRYILGSLEVDVVDGVARLADGGSIAGSTLTLDVALQRAVAVSGLPLHTAIAALTEVPAAALGRAHDLGRLEAGYAADAVLLSDDLEVERVWGAGIRLV; translated from the coding sequence GTGAGCTCCGGCACGACCGTCATCCATTCCGCGCGCCTCGTGCGCGCCTCCGGCATCCTCGACGACGCGTGGGTGCGCTTCGAGGGCGACCGCATCGCCGCCGTCGGCACGGGCGGCGAGTGGGCAGGGTCCGACGCCGGTTCGCCTGATCAGGTGACGGATGCCGCGGGGCGGCTGCTCGCGCCGGGGTTCATCGACCTGCACTGCCACGGCGCCGGCGGTGCCGCTGCCGACGAGGGGCCCGACGCCGTCGAGCGGATCCTCGCCGTGCACAACGCGCACGGAACGACCCGCTCGGTGCTCTCGCTCGTGACCGCCTCGATCGACGATCTCGCCGCGCAGGTGCAGACGATCGCCGCGATCGCCGCGCGCGACCCCCGCGTGCTCGGCTCGCACCTCGAGGGGCCGTTCCTCGACCACGAGTTCCGCGGCGCGCACGACCCCACGCTGCTGCGCGCCGCCGACGCCGCATCCGTCGACCGCCTGCTCGAGGCCGGCGGCGGCACGGTGAGGCAGGTGACGATCGCGCCCGAGCACGACGGCGCTGAAGCGGCGATCTCCCGATTCGTCGACGCCGGCGTGCGGGTCGCGGTCGGCCACACGGGCGCCGACTTCGAGACCGCCCTCGCCGCGTTCGAGGCGGGAGCATCGCTGCTCACCCACGCGTTCAACGGCATGCGCGGCATCCACCACCGCACGCCCGGGCCGGTCGTCGCGGCGATGCACGCGCCGCACGTCACGCTCGAGGTCATCAACGACGGCGTGCACGTGCACCCAGACGTCGTGCGGCTGGCCTTCGCGGGTGCACCCGGGCGGGTGGCCCTCATCACCGATGCGATGGCCGCGACCGGCTCGGCCGACGGCCGGTACATCCTCGGCTCGCTCGAGGTCGACGTGGTCGACGGGGTCGCCCGGCTCGCCGACGGCGGTTCGATCGCCGGCTCCACGCTGACCCTCGACGTCGCGCTGCAGCGTGCCGTCGCCGTGAGCGGCCTCCCGCTCCACACGGCGATCGCGGCGCTCACCGAGGTGCCTGCCGCCGCGCTGGGACGCGCACACGATCTCGGCCGCCTCGAGGCCGGCTACGCCGCCGACGCCGTGCTGCTCTCCGACGACCTCGAGGTCGAGCGCGTGTGGGGCGCCGGCATCCGCCTGGTCTGA
- a CDS encoding DeoR/GlpR family DNA-binding transcription regulator has protein sequence MNRAERLSAVLDLLAESSQVEVDQIVDRLGVSPATARRDLDALAQQQLLTRTRGGAVAHSVAYDLPLRYKNQQNPDAKAAIARAASALVPRGAVIGLCGGTTSTAIADALMARADIMEPAPDPGLTVVTNALNIAMQLSVRPQIKTVVTGGVVHPRSYELVGSYVDAVLGNITLDLAFIGVNGIDHIVGPTSHDEREAAVNTLMASRAAHAVIVTDSSKIDKRAFAAIGPRRLFTTIITDEGATLEQRQRLSEHGYDVIVAS, from the coding sequence ATGAACCGTGCCGAGCGCCTGAGCGCCGTGCTCGACCTGCTCGCCGAGAGCAGCCAGGTCGAGGTCGACCAGATCGTCGATCGGCTCGGCGTCTCGCCCGCGACCGCGCGGCGCGACCTCGACGCGCTCGCGCAGCAGCAGCTGCTCACCAGGACGCGCGGCGGAGCGGTCGCGCACTCGGTCGCGTACGACCTGCCGTTGCGCTACAAGAACCAGCAGAATCCCGACGCGAAGGCCGCCATCGCCCGCGCCGCGAGCGCGCTCGTGCCGCGCGGCGCCGTGATCGGCCTCTGCGGCGGCACGACCTCGACCGCGATCGCCGACGCGCTCATGGCGCGGGCCGACATCATGGAGCCCGCGCCCGATCCGGGGCTCACGGTGGTCACCAACGCCTTGAACATCGCGATGCAGCTCTCGGTGCGCCCGCAGATCAAGACCGTCGTCACCGGCGGCGTCGTGCACCCCAGGTCGTACGAGCTCGTCGGCTCGTACGTCGACGCCGTGCTCGGCAACATCACGCTCGATCTCGCGTTCATCGGCGTGAACGGCATCGACCACATCGTGGGGCCCACCTCGCACGACGAGCGCGAAGCCGCGGTCAACACGCTCATGGCATCGAGGGCCGCGCACGCGGTGATCGTGACCGACTCGTCGAAGATCGACAAGCGCGCGTTCGCCGCGATCGGCCCGCGGCGGCTGTTCACCACGATCATCACCGACGAGGGGGCGACCCTCGAACAGCGCCAGCGCCTCAGCGAGCACGGCTACGACGTTATCGTTGCCTCGTGA